In Capricornis sumatraensis isolate serow.1 chromosome 16, serow.2, whole genome shotgun sequence, a genomic segment contains:
- the LOC138092609 gene encoding olfactory receptor 5B2-like has product MSFMENSTEVNEFKLLGLTDAPELQVPLFIIFTLIYLITLTGNLGMITLILLDSHLHTPMYFLLSNLSLVDCVYSSAVTPKVMAGLLTGDKVISYGGCVAQMFFFVAFASVDCLLLAAMACDRHAAVLKPLHYASTVTPSVCAQMVVACYVWGFAESAIHTGLTFCLSFCHSNVVHHFFCDIPPILALSCSDIYVNEMVLFILAAFNVFFALMVIVSSYLFIFFAILRMHSAEGRKKAFSTCSSHLTAVTIFYGTVIFMYLQPSSSHSMDTDQMASVFYTIIIPMLNPLVYSLRNKEVSNAFRRAIEKMKLLFST; this is encoded by the coding sequence ATGTCCTTCATGGAGAACAGCACTGAGGTGAATGAGTTTAAACTCTTGGGACTGACGGATGCCCCAGAGTTGCAAGTCCCCCTGTTTATAATATTCACGCTCATATATCTCATCACTCTCACTGGAAATCTTGGGATGATCACGTTGATTCTGCTGGACTCTCatctccacacccccatgtatttTCTCCTCAGTAACCTCTCTCTGGTGGATTGTGTTTACTCTTCAGCTGTGACTCCCAAGGTGATGGCCGGGCTTCTCACAGGAGATAAGGTCATCTCCTACGGGGGATGTGTGGCTCAGATGTTCTTCTTTGTGGCCTTTGCCAGTGTAGACTGCTTGCTCCTAGCTGCCATGGCCTGTGATCGGCATGCCGCCGTGCTTAAGCCTCTACATTACGCCAGCACTGTGACCCCtagtgtgtgtgctcagatgGTCGTGGCCTGCTATGTCTGGGGATTTGCTGAGTCTGCCATCCACACTGGACTCACTTTCTGCCTCTCCTTCTGCCATTCCAATGTGGTCCATCACTTCTTCTGTGATATTCCTCCAATCCTGGCTCTTTCCTGCTCTGATATCTACGTAAATGAGATGGTGCTCTTTATTCTAGCAGCTTTCAATGTCTTTTTTGCCCTGATGGTAATTGTGAGCTCCTatctgtttatattctttgccatCCTGAGAATGCACTCAGCGGAGGGACGGAAGAAAGCCTTTTCCACCTGTTCTTCTCACCTCACTGCTGTCACCATCTTCTATGGAACTGTGATCTTCATGTACTTACAGCCAAGTTCTAGTCATTCTATGGACACCGACCAGATGGCATCTGTGTTCTATACAATAATCATCCCCATGTTGAACCCTCTCGTCTATAGTCTAAGGAATAAAGAGGTTAGTAATGCTTTCAGGAGAGCCATTGAGAAGATGAAGCTTCTTTTCAGTACATAG